The following DNA comes from Mycobacterium sp. MS1601.
TCATCTGGCCGTGGATGCCCAGGCACAGCGCCACGTGGTTGCCGGGGTAGGGGAACCACACCTGGTTGCGGTACATCCCGCCGGGCATCCGGTTGTCGTCCGGGCTGGCGGCGAAGGCCTCGCGGGAATCGGGGCCGCCGGCCAGGGTGTCGGCGATCCACGCCGGTGGCACCACCTGCGCTCCGGTCAGTGACACCCCGTCGTTCAGGAACAGTGAGCCGAACCGCGCCAGATCGGCCAGGCAGGCGTTGATGCCGCCGTCGAACATGCCGGTGCCCACCGGGTCGACACCGATGGTGGCGTCGTGCTCGGCACCCAGGTTGGCCCACAGCAGCCGTGACATCAGCTCCGGCATGCGTTCCCCGGCGGCGGCCTCACACACCCAGCCCAGTACGTCGGTCTCACACGAGCGGTAGCGGAACGGCCCCCCGTGCGGAGCGTCGGCACGCAGCGTCGCCAGGTAGTCGTACATGGTGGACGGCAGGTCGGCCACGGTGCGCGGAGCCCAGCCAATGGCCTGTTCGAGCAGGCGCACCTCGGCCGTCGGATCCAGATAGTCCTCGGAAAACGAGATGCCGGAACGCATATCGAGCAGATTGCGCACGGTC
Coding sequences within:
- a CDS encoding serine hydrolase domain-containing protein; protein product: MIGGKSGRVPSNLTLDNWQSAEQLHWTFQHIADFLPVATISRGAGPVAELPATPSALAELPFFDATHARQTTVGDVMAATATDGWIVVHNGTVLTEQYYAGMTAASPHLLMSVSKTLVSTVLGALEIDVDTPVTAFVPALSTSGYDGATVRNLLDMRSGISFSEDYLDPTAEVRLLEQAIGWAPRTVADLPSTMYDYLATLRADAPHGGPFRYRSCETDVLGWVCEAAAGERMPELMSRLLWANLGAEHDATIGVDPVGTGMFDGGINACLADLARFGSLFLNDGVSLTGAQVVPPAWIADTLAGGPDSREAFAASPDDNRMPGGMYRNQVWFPYPGNHVALCLGIHGQMIYINRAVNMVAAKLSSWPLPQDATKFFPTLAAFDTIANSLVQS